A single Halarcobacter anaerophilus DNA region contains:
- a CDS encoding 4Fe-4S dicluster domain-containing protein: MAVRITEECISCEACAPECPVAAILEEGNEKNPNEDYFYVKPESCVECVDHADAPRCAEACPTEGAIVWDMPYTAEFNDYYEQRNEEGIYKIRVHKKKGLMLPSVKEQKFIADIPMADREEAANVQEF, from the coding sequence ATGGCAGTTAGAATTACTGAAGAGTGTATTAGTTGTGAAGCATGTGCTCCAGAATGCCCGGTAGCAGCAATTTTGGAAGAAGGAAATGAAAAAAATCCAAATGAAGACTATTTTTATGTAAAACCTGAATCATGTGTTGAGTGTGTTGATCATGCAGATGCTCCAAGATGTGCGGAAGCATGTCCTACAGAAGGTGCAATTGTTTGGGATATGCCTTATACTGCTGAATTCAACGACTACTATGAACAAAGAAATGAAGAAGGTATTTATAAAATTAGAGTACACAAGAAAAAAGGTTTAATGCTACCAAGCGTTAAAGAACAAAAATTTATTGCAGATATTCCAATGGCTGATAGAGAAGAAGCTGCAAACGTTCAAGAGTTTTAA
- a CDS encoding GNAT family N-acetyltransferase: MILKNNISICKAGKKDIDSLIPLLKQLFSIEKDFTFDKKKHKKGLKLLLKQEESLVVIAKFEGEVVAMVTMQTIISTAIGAKTGLIEDFIVSDDYRDMGIGTYLFEYLKKYALKHNIKRMQLVCDNDNTSAKEFYLKKSFKKSNLSAWYNHLN, encoded by the coding sequence GTGATATTAAAAAATAATATTAGCATCTGCAAAGCAGGGAAGAAAGATATTGATTCTTTAATCCCTCTACTTAAACAGCTTTTTTCTATTGAAAAAGATTTCACTTTTGATAAAAAAAAGCATAAAAAAGGTTTAAAACTACTTCTAAAACAAGAAGAATCTCTTGTTGTAATTGCAAAATTTGAGGGAGAAGTTGTTGCCATGGTTACCATGCAAACAATAATCTCCACTGCAATCGGAGCCAAAACAGGTTTGATTGAGGATTTTATAGTATCTGATGACTACCGGGATATGGGAATAGGAACGTACCTTTTTGAATATCTAAAAAAATATGCCCTAAAACACAATATAAAAAGAATGCAGCTTGTATGCGATAATGACAATACCTCAGCAAAAGAGTTTTATTTAAAAAAATCCTTTAAAAAGAGTAATTTATCTGCTTGGTATAACCATCTAAATTAA
- the clpX gene encoding ATP-dependent Clp protease ATP-binding subunit ClpX, with the protein MANKVSTCDFCGKEIKEVKKIFSSETAHICDECITMCATVLEKEALQTSKKEFQKGLNVPIKIKEHLDEYVIGQDDAKKVLSVALYNHYKRIDKPIVKNVEIEKSNIMLVGPTGSGKTLLAKSLAKIMDVPFAVADATALTEAGYVGEDVESILSRLLAAADFDLEKAKRGIVYIDEIDKIANKSESATSGRDVSGEGVQQGLLKILEGADVYVPVKGSRKNSTAETVLFDTTHVLFICGGAFVGLRKDKDKKKSAVMGFVNGKEEEIEKKEIEAKELISFGLIPEFIGRIPVIAELDKLSKEDLIRVLKEPKNAITKQYEILFELDGVDLEFSDDALEEIAEIAVEKDVGARGLRGIIERIMLPLQYTIPSENNLASCIITKAYIRKEEEIELVYKDPNEKKSSDKKEISYSDIKK; encoded by the coding sequence ATGGCAAATAAAGTAAGTACCTGTGACTTCTGCGGTAAAGAGATAAAAGAAGTAAAGAAGATATTTAGTAGTGAAACTGCCCATATCTGTGATGAATGTATTACTATGTGCGCTACGGTTTTAGAAAAAGAGGCTCTTCAAACTTCAAAAAAAGAGTTTCAAAAAGGGCTTAATGTCCCTATTAAAATAAAAGAGCATTTAGATGAGTATGTAATTGGTCAAGATGATGCAAAAAAAGTTCTTTCCGTTGCTTTATATAATCATTATAAAAGAATAGATAAACCTATAGTAAAAAATGTTGAAATTGAAAAATCAAATATTATGCTTGTAGGACCTACCGGTTCAGGGAAAACACTCTTAGCAAAATCTTTGGCAAAAATCATGGATGTCCCTTTTGCGGTTGCAGATGCAACGGCTTTAACGGAAGCCGGGTATGTGGGAGAAGATGTTGAGTCAATACTTTCAAGACTTCTTGCTGCTGCCGATTTTGATTTGGAAAAAGCAAAAAGAGGAATCGTTTATATTGATGAGATTGATAAAATAGCCAATAAAAGCGAAAGTGCAACAAGCGGTAGAGATGTAAGCGGAGAGGGAGTGCAACAAGGTCTTCTAAAAATTTTGGAAGGTGCGGATGTTTATGTTCCCGTAAAAGGGAGTAGAAAAAATTCAACTGCTGAAACTGTTCTATTTGATACGACCCATGTTTTATTTATCTGCGGCGGTGCTTTTGTAGGATTAAGAAAAGACAAAGATAAGAAAAAATCTGCCGTAATGGGATTTGTAAACGGAAAAGAAGAAGAGATTGAGAAAAAAGAGATAGAAGCGAAAGAGCTGATATCTTTCGGTCTTATTCCCGAGTTTATCGGTCGTATTCCCGTAATTGCTGAACTTGATAAACTCTCAAAAGAGGATCTTATAAGAGTACTAAAAGAGCCTAAAAACGCTATTACAAAACAGTATGAAATACTTTTTGAACTTGACGGAGTTGATTTAGAATTTAGTGATGATGCTTTGGAAGAGATTGCCGAAATTGCAGTAGAAAAAGATGTAGGAGCTAGAGGTTTAAGAGGAATAATCGAAAGAATAATGTTGCCTCTGCAATATACAATACCTTCAGAAAACAATCTTGCTTCTTGCATAATTACAAAAGCCTATATAAGAAAAGAAGAAGAGATTGAGCTTGTATATAAAGACCCTAATGAGAAAAAAAGTTCTGATAAAAAAGAGATAAGCTATAGTGATATTAAAAAATAA
- a CDS encoding SIR2 family protein, whose product MDDIVKKIEEGELIPFLGMGVFEGTTASDGTQLPYDSDSMILALNNGRAMSPRLMYEYSRAAMSLEQRKGREFVVQMTNHIFSSKEYELPKAYKWLKDLKPKYIIDTTVDDSLQKIYSDCDHFLITGISRITADYDRFIIYKYEVSKGEYEKIEKEDLTLDLPILFKPMGSTKPDMNFIISDADFVDWLTEAMGGYAIPPILKEYRKDKEYLFMGVDFSKDTFRMVANEITIGLKSGITLLNKEELTKKEDKFIKTHSLKNIKMSINEFIDNHGK is encoded by the coding sequence ATGGATGATATAGTAAAAAAAATAGAAGAGGGAGAATTGATTCCCTTTTTAGGAATGGGTGTTTTTGAAGGAACTACTGCAAGTGACGGTACACAGTTACCATATGACAGTGATTCTATGATTTTGGCACTAAACAACGGAAGAGCAATGAGTCCAAGACTTATGTATGAGTACAGCCGAGCTGCTATGAGTTTAGAACAAAGAAAAGGTAGAGAGTTTGTCGTTCAAATGACAAATCATATTTTTAGTTCAAAAGAGTATGAACTTCCAAAAGCATACAAATGGTTAAAAGATTTAAAACCTAAATATATAATTGATACTACAGTAGATGATTCTCTACAAAAAATATATAGTGACTGTGATCACTTTTTAATAACAGGTATTTCAAGAATAACTGCAGATTACGACAGATTTATCATTTATAAATATGAAGTTTCAAAAGGTGAATATGAAAAAATAGAAAAAGAGGATTTGACTTTGGATTTACCGATTCTTTTTAAACCTATGGGTTCAACAAAACCTGATATGAACTTTATCATTTCCGATGCCGATTTTGTGGACTGGCTAACTGAAGCAATGGGAGGTTATGCAATTCCCCCTATATTAAAAGAGTATAGAAAAGACAAAGAGTATCTTTTTATGGGTGTAGATTTTTCAAAAGATACTTTTAGAATGGTAGCAAATGAGATAACCATAGGACTTAAAAGTGGAATCACACTTTTAAACAAAGAAGAATTAACAAAAAAAGAGGATAAATTTATTAAAACTCATTCACTTAAAAATATAAAAATGAGCATTAATGAATTTATAGATAATCATGGCAAATAA
- a CDS encoding thioredoxin domain-containing protein: MIYKNENFDITDEIIDIGYMAEDVDVEDIEKKEFTIKKASPSRTIQIFLSYPDFENFKEEILFFDEFMNEAKVEIFTYIFFNEPIKLPKFKKIIPVFDVNNEFGDMYGTKIVSGSMKNKLTKALFIIGKDGAIYHIDIPENLETPLDMERVRVELNKVYQSYTGVGCHG; this comes from the coding sequence ATGATTTATAAAAATGAAAATTTTGATATTACCGATGAAATAATAGATATTGGATATATGGCAGAAGATGTTGATGTTGAAGATATAGAAAAAAAAGAGTTTACTATAAAAAAAGCAAGCCCTTCAAGAACTATTCAGATATTTCTATCTTATCCCGATTTTGAAAACTTTAAAGAAGAGATACTTTTTTTCGATGAATTTATGAATGAAGCAAAAGTTGAAATTTTTACCTATATTTTCTTCAATGAACCCATAAAATTACCCAAATTCAAAAAAATAATTCCTGTTTTTGATGTAAATAATGAGTTTGGAGATATGTACGGAACAAAAATTGTAAGTGGTTCTATGAAAAATAAATTAACAAAAGCTCTATTTATTATTGGTAAAGATGGAGCTATCTATCATATTGATATACCTGAAAATTTGGAAACACCTCTTGATATGGAAAGAGTTAGAGTAGAACTTAACAAGGTATATCAATCCTACACAGGAGTTGGTTGTCATGGATGA
- a CDS encoding sigma-54-dependent Fis family transcriptional regulator, with product MALMDKSACEFCLTTRELTTLYDIALMMANNYDLKTSLEKSMKILKNSLHLTNCTIHLLEDDILTVFASAELSSIQKKLSNYKLGEGVTGMAAQEKEPVVVENIHSDSLFLNKSGKKDFNNLSYVAVPLLVEDETIGVLGAALTKSTEIGFDDCIRILTIIASIFAQSIYSYQLNIREKERLTELQLYYKMEWDSKVHNFGDIIGDSPKMHQVFQIIQRIAQSDVTVLVRGETGTGKELVAAAIHKRSKRKDEPFIKLNCAAITDTLLESELFGHEKGAFTDAKETRKGRFELADGGTLFLDEIGDISASAQVKLLRVLQEREFERVGGSKTIKVNVRLVAATNRNLEEMVKEGKFREDLYYRLNVIPIDLPPLRERGEDIKQLVNFFLERAIKNHKKAVKITDEAMEILANYPWPGNVRELENTIERIVLMGNEEGINKFDMLLLLPALNDDNLKKEYKTIPMENKTLDEIEKEAIETALENNNFNQSHAAKELGITLRQIGYKIKKYGIKNDL from the coding sequence ATGGCATTAATGGATAAATCCGCATGTGAGTTCTGTCTTACAACAAGAGAATTAACTACTCTTTACGATATTGCCTTAATGATGGCAAATAATTATGACTTAAAAACCTCATTAGAAAAATCAATGAAAATTTTAAAGAATTCACTGCATTTAACAAACTGTACAATTCATCTACTTGAAGATGATATTTTGACTGTATTTGCCTCTGCTGAACTTTCATCAATACAAAAAAAACTATCTAATTATAAACTAGGTGAGGGTGTTACGGGAATGGCAGCCCAAGAAAAAGAGCCTGTCGTAGTAGAAAATATCCATAGTGATTCTCTATTTTTAAATAAATCAGGGAAAAAAGATTTTAATAATTTATCATATGTAGCCGTGCCTTTATTAGTTGAAGATGAAACTATCGGTGTTTTAGGTGCAGCTTTAACAAAAAGTACGGAAATAGGGTTTGATGATTGCATAAGAATATTAACGATTATTGCTTCAATATTTGCTCAATCTATCTACTCGTACCAACTAAATATAAGAGAAAAAGAGAGATTAACCGAACTTCAACTCTATTATAAAATGGAGTGGGATTCAAAAGTACACAACTTTGGAGATATTATAGGCGACAGCCCTAAAATGCACCAAGTATTTCAGATTATTCAAAGAATTGCTCAATCAGATGTTACGGTTTTAGTAAGAGGAGAAACAGGAACAGGAAAAGAGCTTGTTGCAGCGGCTATTCATAAAAGAAGTAAAAGAAAAGATGAACCTTTTATTAAATTAAATTGTGCCGCAATTACGGATACCCTTCTTGAAAGTGAACTTTTCGGACATGAAAAAGGTGCTTTTACAGATGCAAAAGAGACCAGAAAAGGTAGATTTGAATTAGCTGACGGAGGGACTCTTTTTCTTGATGAGATAGGAGATATTTCAGCTTCTGCCCAAGTAAAACTTTTAAGAGTTTTACAAGAAAGAGAGTTTGAAAGAGTAGGAGGCAGCAAAACAATAAAAGTAAATGTAAGACTTGTTGCCGCAACAAATAGAAATCTTGAAGAGATGGTAAAAGAGGGTAAATTCAGAGAAGATTTATACTATAGATTAAACGTAATTCCTATTGATCTTCCTCCTTTAAGAGAAAGAGGGGAAGATATTAAACAGTTGGTTAATTTTTTCCTTGAGAGGGCAATAAAAAATCATAAAAAAGCAGTAAAAATAACAGATGAAGCAATGGAAATTTTAGCAAATTACCCATGGCCCGGAAATGTTAGAGAATTAGAAAATACAATAGAAAGAATAGTTCTAATGGGAAATGAAGAGGGAATAAACAAATTTGATATGCTACTTCTTCTTCCTGCACTTAATGACGATAACTTGAAAAAAGAGTATAAAACAATTCCTATGGAAAACAAAACTTTGGACGAAATAGAGAAAGAAGCGATTGAAACCGCACTTGAAAATAACAATTTCAATCAATCACACGCAGCAAAAGAGTTAGGAATAACACTTAGACAAATAGGTTACAAAATAAAAAAATATGGAATAAAAAATGATTTATAA
- the nifT gene encoding putative nitrogen fixation protein NifT, with amino-acid sequence MAKVMLREDSGVIYFYVAKKDMEETIESLEFDKDDNWGGEVELSNGETWWIKPGPKNLPKEEVCKKVAD; translated from the coding sequence ATGGCAAAAGTAATGCTTAGAGAGGATAGCGGTGTAATATATTTCTATGTTGCAAAGAAAGATATGGAAGAGACAATAGAGTCTTTGGAGTTTGATAAAGATGATAACTGGGGTGGAGAAGTTGAACTATCAAACGGTGAGACATGGTGGATAAAACCGGGACCTAAAAATCTGCCAAAAGAAGAAGTTTGCAAAAAAGTAGCTGATTAA
- a CDS encoding L-aspartate oxidase, with the protein MIYDVIVVGGGIAGLMAAIEAKTDTNKVALITKGNIFKSNSAMASGGINAVLDPEDKEAIESHIKDTYNSSKGLADIKSITYMCKKASTIISKLVSYGVTFQRDEKGNIAQRPFGGAGRNRTCYVGDKTGSAIIQTLIKKAKESGIKFLVNTYVLNLATHENRVCGVVSLRRLDSTVLVYPAKAVVLAAGGYAGIYRGNSTNAQDYTGDLLAVALRAGLSLRDMEFVQFHPTGIAKTNYLVTEAARGEGGYLINSDNQRFVNELDTRDKIAKAILNEQKKGHKVYIDLRHLSLEKIQKKLPSLYTVAFNQVGIDISKELLEIKPVAHYTMGGVACNMTQTKIKGLFVCGEMAANAIHGANRLGGNSLLEGAVFGELAGQKALEFSKKHDFATIDYNLVIKDILTIDKIFAGETSKNFNAIRVSLGNTMFNNVGIIRSKESLVKAFDYIKYLRNQSYSLHCINKERRNNVELISILELRNALEVSEAVILAAKKRKESRGAHHRSDYERTRKKYQKHILIREVKKGFFKLEFEEKGALNRFRDLIINKH; encoded by the coding sequence ATGATATATGATGTAATAGTTGTAGGAGGAGGTATCGCCGGATTAATGGCTGCAATTGAAGCAAAAACAGATACAAACAAAGTAGCCCTTATAACAAAAGGAAATATTTTCAAGTCAAATTCGGCAATGGCAAGCGGAGGGATAAATGCGGTTTTAGATCCCGAAGACAAAGAAGCTATTGAATCCCATATAAAAGATACTTACAACTCTTCAAAAGGTTTGGCAGATATAAAAAGTATTACATATATGTGTAAAAAAGCCTCTACAATTATCTCAAAACTGGTTAGTTACGGAGTTACTTTTCAAAGAGATGAAAAAGGTAATATCGCACAAAGACCCTTCGGAGGAGCAGGTAGAAATAGAACTTGCTATGTAGGAGATAAAACCGGAAGTGCAATAATACAAACACTTATAAAAAAAGCAAAAGAATCGGGTATTAAATTTTTGGTTAATACCTATGTTTTAAATCTTGCAACCCACGAAAACAGAGTTTGCGGTGTTGTTTCATTAAGAAGATTGGATTCAACTGTTTTAGTTTATCCTGCAAAAGCCGTCGTATTAGCAGCAGGAGGTTATGCGGGAATATACAGAGGAAATTCGACAAATGCACAAGACTATACGGGAGATTTATTAGCGGTTGCATTAAGAGCAGGATTAAGTTTAAGAGATATGGAATTTGTTCAATTTCATCCAACGGGTATAGCAAAAACAAATTACCTTGTAACTGAGGCAGCCAGAGGAGAAGGTGGTTACCTTATAAATAGTGATAACCAACGATTCGTAAATGAACTTGATACCAGAGACAAAATTGCAAAAGCAATTTTAAATGAACAAAAAAAAGGACATAAAGTCTATATTGATTTAAGACACCTAAGTTTAGAAAAGATTCAAAAAAAACTTCCCTCTTTATATACGGTTGCTTTTAATCAAGTAGGTATTGATATAAGTAAAGAGTTATTAGAGATAAAACCCGTTGCACACTACACAATGGGCGGAGTAGCCTGTAATATGACACAAACAAAAATAAAAGGTCTGTTTGTATGTGGAGAGATGGCAGCAAATGCAATACACGGAGCAAACAGACTTGGAGGAAACTCTTTACTCGAGGGTGCAGTTTTCGGTGAACTTGCAGGACAAAAAGCTTTAGAATTCTCAAAAAAACATGATTTTGCTACTATTGATTATAATCTTGTAATAAAAGATATTTTAACCATTGATAAAATCTTTGCAGGAGAAACATCAAAAAACTTTAATGCAATTAGAGTCTCTTTGGGAAATACTATGTTTAACAATGTAGGGATTATAAGAAGCAAAGAGAGTTTAGTCAAAGCTTTTGATTATATCAAATATCTAAGGAATCAATCTTACTCTCTTCACTGCATAAACAAAGAGAGAAGAAATAATGTTGAATTAATCTCTATTTTGGAACTTAGAAATGCTTTGGAAGTATCAGAAGCCGTTATCTTAGCTGCAAAAAAAAGAAAAGAGAGCAGAGGAGCTCATCACAGAAGTGATTATGAGAGAACAAGAAAAAAATATCAAAAACATATCTTAATAAGAGAGGTAAAAAAAGGTTTTTTCAAATTGGAATTTGAGGAGAAAGGTGCATTAAATAGGTTTAGAGATCTAATAATCAATAAACATTAA
- a CDS encoding aldo/keto reductase, producing the protein MQVATKDATYNFAKKFSNYKDFYTLHNNLIFSKLGLGTFNKEPYKEENYVFHYIEGVKEAVKSGINLIDTASNYRYGQSEKEIGIALKELMDEKSIKREELIICSKGGFIQLDYPFPENPYEWINENIIKTKLANKDDIELDQHCLTADFIEWSFEKSLKNLGVEAIDIYFLHNPEMQLLKLGYNKFLKRIESIFKRFEKMADKGLIKYYGVATWNGFTNDKRSKELMNLEDLVNIAKKVGGEEHRFKYIQTPFNIGKTSIYTMPTQSVNNEECTLLQAAYRLGIGVISSSSLLQMNLFKKSFKPETGYLLDSKMVLKNDIQLALQFVRSTPGLVSSLFASKVPVHIKENLEITKIKATPRSNYDLMYRV; encoded by the coding sequence ATGCAAGTAGCCACAAAAGATGCAACATATAATTTTGCTAAAAAATTTTCTAATTATAAAGATTTCTATACATTACATAATAATTTAATATTTTCTAAATTGGGATTAGGAACTTTCAATAAAGAACCTTATAAAGAAGAGAACTATGTTTTTCACTATATAGAAGGGGTGAAAGAGGCTGTAAAAAGCGGAATTAACCTGATTGACACCGCGAGCAATTACAGATACGGTCAAAGTGAAAAAGAGATAGGCATAGCCTTAAAAGAGTTAATGGATGAAAAAAGTATAAAAAGAGAAGAACTAATAATCTGTTCAAAAGGCGGTTTTATTCAGCTTGATTATCCTTTTCCCGAAAATCCTTATGAGTGGATAAATGAAAATATTATTAAAACAAAACTTGCAAATAAAGATGATATAGAGCTGGACCAACACTGTTTAACAGCCGATTTTATTGAATGGTCTTTTGAAAAATCTTTAAAAAATTTGGGTGTAGAAGCGATAGATATCTACTTCTTACACAATCCCGAGATGCAACTTCTTAAACTAGGATATAACAAGTTTTTAAAAAGAATCGAATCTATATTTAAAAGATTTGAAAAAATGGCAGATAAAGGTCTTATAAAATATTACGGCGTTGCAACCTGGAACGGTTTTACAAACGATAAGCGTTCAAAAGAGCTTATGAATTTGGAAGATTTAGTAAATATTGCAAAAAAAGTCGGTGGAGAAGAGCATAGATTCAAATATATTCAAACACCTTTTAATATCGGGAAAACATCAATTTATACTATGCCTACACAAAGCGTAAATAATGAAGAGTGTACCCTATTACAAGCTGCTTACAGATTAGGCATAGGGGTGATTTCAAGTTCATCTTTATTGCAAATGAATCTCTTTAAAAAATCATTTAAACCCGAAACGGGATATCTTCTTGATTCAAAAATGGTATTAAAAAATGATATTCAATTAGCTCTACAATTTGTACGTTCTACTCCGGGATTAGTAAGTTCACTTTTTGCATCTAAAGTTCCTGTTCATATAAAAGAAAATTTGGAAATAACAAAAATAAAAGCAACACCTAGATCAAACTACGACTTAATGTATAGAGTATAG
- the modD gene encoding ModD protein — translation MFNLSTSEIEKYIQEDIPYFDLTTSLQNCQDKKAQLEVYTREDIIVSCTEESAKIAELLGCKVDFFVKSKQKVSKGEILLKYRGSYEDIHKAWRLSQVLLEYSCKISTQAYKMKKQIEEVNKNCELLTTRKTFPFSKRFCIKAAICGGAMPHRLGLSESILFFDGHRLIYKDNNEFYKVIKELKTKITEKKISVESEDFEDAIALMQNGADMIQLDKIDFETLKKIVSYKNENYPYVKILAAGGINLSNVKDYASCEIDGVVTSSVYVSGMANLSSNIKIIE, via the coding sequence ATGTTTAATTTATCAACTTCAGAAATAGAAAAATATATTCAAGAAGATATTCCTTACTTTGATTTAACCACAAGTTTACAAAATTGTCAGGATAAAAAAGCACAACTTGAAGTATATACAAGAGAGGATATTATCGTATCTTGTACGGAAGAGTCTGCAAAAATAGCAGAACTTTTAGGATGTAAAGTCGATTTTTTTGTAAAGAGTAAACAAAAAGTTTCAAAAGGTGAAATTCTTCTAAAATATAGAGGTTCATACGAAGATATTCATAAAGCTTGGAGACTAAGTCAAGTACTGCTGGAGTATAGTTGTAAAATCTCTACGCAAGCTTATAAAATGAAAAAGCAGATAGAAGAAGTAAACAAAAATTGTGAACTACTAACAACAAGAAAAACATTTCCATTTTCAAAAAGATTTTGTATAAAAGCAGCAATTTGCGGAGGAGCAATGCCTCATAGACTTGGACTTTCCGAATCAATTCTCTTTTTTGACGGACATAGACTTATATATAAAGACAATAATGAATTTTATAAAGTTATAAAAGAGCTTAAAACAAAAATCACGGAGAAAAAAATCTCCGTAGAGAGTGAAGATTTCGAAGACGCTATAGCTTTGATGCAAAACGGTGCAGATATGATTCAACTTGACAAAATTGATTTTGAAACTCTTAAAAAAATCGTAAGCTACAAAAATGAAAATTATCCGTATGTAAAAATTTTAGCTGCGGGAGGTATAAATCTTTCAAATGTGAAAGATTATGCCTCTTGTGAAATTGACGGGGTAGTTACAAGCTCTGTATATGTATCGGGAATGGCAAACTTAAGTAGTAATATCAAGATTATTGAATAG
- a CDS encoding TOBE domain-containing protein, whose protein sequence is MKTTARNELKGIVNEIIEGIVMAEVRVEVSPSIFISATITKEGFKNMGISLGDEVYVLIKASSMILSKRRMRATARNILKGKIEKIIKGAVNSEVKLSIGENLLCAVVTNEAIEELQLKEQEDIYAVFKASSVILVA, encoded by the coding sequence ATGAAAACTACTGCAAGAAATGAATTAAAGGGAATTGTAAATGAGATAATTGAAGGCATAGTTATGGCAGAGGTAAGAGTTGAAGTCTCTCCTTCAATTTTTATCAGTGCAACAATTACTAAAGAGGGTTTTAAAAATATGGGTATCTCTTTAGGAGATGAAGTATATGTTTTAATCAAAGCCTCTTCTATGATTTTAAGTAAAAGAAGAATGAGGGCAACGGCAAGAAATATTCTAAAAGGAAAAATAGAAAAAATAATCAAAGGTGCAGTAAATAGTGAAGTAAAACTATCTATCGGAGAAAATCTACTTTGTGCGGTGGTTACAAATGAAGCTATTGAAGAACTTCAATTAAAAGAACAAGAAGATATTTATGCTGTTTTTAAAGCATCAAGCGTTATATTAGTGGCATAA
- the modB gene encoding molybdate ABC transporter permease subunit, whose protein sequence is MEAIALEQISNPLWLSFKTVLVTLILFLLLGVPLAYLLSKKDLPLRWFLDTIVTLPLVFPPIAVGFFLLLLLGKESFIGQLLIKANIEIIFSFSGIVIAAFVAGLPLMVKPLQASIEQFPEEIKEASYLSGKSKIYTFLFIVLPTIKNALIVALLIAVARSLGEVGITLMLGGNIIGKTDTISLAIFNAVFDGEYDLAMILSGILVLISLLFFIALNIFEKRKQLI, encoded by the coding sequence ATGGAAGCCATAGCTTTGGAGCAGATAAGCAATCCCCTATGGCTCAGCTTTAAAACAGTATTAGTTACACTAATCCTGTTTTTATTATTAGGTGTTCCACTTGCCTATCTTCTTTCAAAAAAAGACCTCCCTTTAAGATGGTTTTTAGACACTATTGTAACTCTTCCCCTTGTATTTCCTCCCATTGCCGTAGGATTTTTTTTATTGTTACTTCTGGGAAAAGAGAGTTTTATAGGTCAACTTCTTATAAAAGCCAATATCGAGATAATTTTCAGCTTTTCAGGTATTGTAATAGCTGCTTTTGTTGCAGGACTGCCCCTTATGGTTAAACCTCTGCAGGCGAGTATTGAACAGTTCCCTGAAGAGATAAAAGAGGCTTCATATTTAAGCGGAAAATCAAAAATTTATACTTTTTTATTTATTGTTTTGCCGACAATTAAAAATGCTCTGATAGTTGCACTTCTTATTGCCGTAGCAAGATCGTTGGGAGAAGTAGGAATCACACTTATGTTAGGGGGAAATATAATAGGAAAAACAGATACAATATCTTTGGCAATTTTTAATGCCGTATTTGACGGGGAGTATGATTTAGCCATGATTCTAAGTGGAATATTAGTTTTAATATCGCTACTGTTTTTTATAGCTTTGAATATCTTTGAAAAAAGAAAACAACTTATATAA